Within Synechococcus sp. NB0720_010, the genomic segment TGGGAGACCTGGCGGCGGCAAAACGCCAGGAAAGGCGGAGCACCAAAGGCGGACACGCTTCTTAACGAAATGGGGAATATCCGTGAGTGTTGGAAGTGGGGTATGGAGCAGGGACTGCTCCCCTATGCCCCTGTCCTGCCCTTCCACGACGAAAACCTTGCCACCGACGACAAAGTGCGTCGGGACACTTGGGAGTGGGACGAATGGAATGCCTTCAAGTCAAGACCAGCAAAGTGGCTAAGGGAGCAGGAAGGAAAACCCGAAAGCCACTACTGGGACTGCTTTGTGGCGTATCAAATGCTTTTCTTTCTGGCGAATAATGGTATGCGTGTTGGAGAAGTAGTCAAGCTAAAAAGGAAGGATATTCGCTTCATTAGAAGAGAGGTTGGGTCCAAAAAGAATGAGAAAGGAGAAAGTGTTTATGCATTCAAACAAATAGACGCCCTAGTCCAGGTCCACAAAAGCACAAAGACTGGGGCTCGTGAAGTTAATAGTATGGGCGGAGAGTTTGCTCTTCGTGTCTTTGAAAAGGCACAGCACAGAGGAAAGGAGGACTTTTTATTCCAGCACCTTGACGGAAGTCCTTTTACGACCCGTCAGTTTGGGACTATCTTCAACAGAATAATGAAATATACAGACCAAGACGCCAGGTGTGCGAAGCACTTTGTCGTTTATTCGCTCCGACACCTTTACGCCACAACCCGTCTTCAGAATGGCACTTCTAGGACTGCTCTTTGTGAAAACATGGGCGTAACAGAGCCCTATCTGAGAAAACACTACAGCCACTATCTACCAAGACTGGCGACTGAAGACCTGACCCGTATGCGTAGTGATATTGGCTTGGGAGGAAAGTTTTTGAAGGAGGGCGAAGACTTCACTCTTATGGACTTCGCAGACCCCAAGTGACTGGGGTGACAGGGCTGGCGTCAGGGCTGTCACGCTCAAGTTTTTAAGTCAGAAAAAACCCCTGGCGTGTGGGCGTCGCCAGGGGTCGGTGAGAAGTAAGTCCGTGAAGCAAAAAAAAATATTTGAAAAATGGAAGGAGCAAAAGCCCTTATCAGTCCCACATAAGTATTTAGGCGGTTACTGAAGACCCTTCCACTTGGTCTCGTCTGCTTTGAGTGCGTCTATCTTTTCTTCTCTCTTCCTGCGTCGGTAAGCATTCAGCATTCGCTTCGTCACTCTGTCTCGCTTCTTCTCTTCATTGAAGAGTTGGTAGGGGTCATTCCCCTCTGTCGTCTTTTTCATTTGCTGTTTCGTGGGTGAAGGACAATATGGTGTTGGTTATTTGCAGCACTAGGTCGTCTGGGATACCGCCCAACTCCCCGTCCTCTGCGTCGTCAGGAGACATTGAGAAGAGGCTCTTGATAAAGCCAAGGGGGTTTATGACAACCACATAGACAGAAGTCCCTACAGACCAGTGCAGAGCACGCAGTATTTCGTCGTCGTCTTCGTCGTAAAGGTTTTCTGCCTCTTCAAGGGCATAGTTGAAGATACCTTCCTCTAACTCTGCTTGCAGCAAGTCAAGGAGGGCAAGGTCGTTTGCTTCTTGTGCCTGGGTCATATCAATAAAACTCAGGGGTATGGGCTTGGAAGCGGGACAAACTCCCCAGCAGGTTTGGGGGTAGTGGTTTCATACCTTCGGGTGGGACGCCAACGATAAAGTTGCTCCACTGCGGGACTATTTTGTTACAAAAAGGGTTAAAATGTAAGCGGATAGTGCGATATTCATTTTCATTCTTCGCATTCTTTTGGTAATACATTCTCCCTATCATTCCGTTAGACCACTGCTGTAGGTCTCCAATGCTTCTTTCCATTTAATACTCCGTCTGTGGTGGGGGTGGTGTGTCTATTCGGGTTATACCGAAGGGGGTTGTGTCTGACGCCAGCGTGTTGCTTCTTGGCTCTGGTAGTAGATACGAAGTGCTTCCTCCAATACGGCTTGCTTGTTTCCCCTGAAGCGGCTGTATTTGCGGAGGCAAGTATCCATTATTCTGCTGTCTTCTTCGTTTAGTCGGACGCTTACATAAGTTACCCGTGGCATTCCTAAACTCCTTGAAGGTCTTCATTGCCAAACTCCTCCCTTATTTTCTGCTTGACCCACGCAGAGCGTGAGATACAGATACGCTTCCGTCCTTTATCAAGCATTTCCAGTAGCTCTATCTCGTCCCTTCCAAAGCTTACTGGCACTAGTTTGTTGCTTCTCATTCTTTTTCCTTGCCTCGGTGATAGTGGTATTAGTGGGCAGCAGTCTTATTCAGTTTCTTTCTATTAGTATTTAGGTCAGCCATATGCTTTTTATATGCCTAGAGGCGACTTCTTGTTGTCGTATGCCTCTTCTATTAACTCAGTTACAAGACCCTGGAATAGGTGCTGGGGTATTTGCTTTGTGCGGGACCAACTACCAAGCTTTTCATAAAGAAGATAGTCCAGCATTTCAGCGTGCTTCTTCTCTCTGACTTCATAAGAGAATATGTGTCTGGTGAAGTATTCATTTGAAGGCATTCCGTCTCTCCTCTTCAAGTGGTATTCGTTTAGTTGTCTTGGGTTGGTGCTTGCTGCCTCTGCTCCAAGTCCTGAAGGGCGTCACGCTATTGGTTTCATAGTCATATCCGTAGTGCTTTAGGGACTGAAGGGCGTTGCTGACAAGGTTGTCAGGGTTGTCAATATCATTCCCATTCTGAA encodes:
- a CDS encoding site-specific integrase, whose amino-acid sequence is MLWEEVPFLKVEKTGKPVAIYKRDDCQQDLPLEDRNYYAHFPIRGTRGKRQSLLVASREDALMRAQEEALNIRLQLAQGVSVVTTSVETLVEKFLLHKKARIRGQWDSKQEAGRKSITEERYALIEGKLRNYLVPFLGAKTDLKSVSTKKWSEWETWRRQNARKGGAPKADTLLNEMGNIRECWKWGMEQGLLPYAPVLPFHDENLATDDKVRRDTWEWDEWNAFKSRPAKWLREQEGKPESHYWDCFVAYQMLFFLANNGMRVGEVVKLKRKDIRFIRREVGSKKNEKGESVYAFKQIDALVQVHKSTKTGAREVNSMGGEFALRVFEKAQHRGKEDFLFQHLDGSPFTTRQFGTIFNRIMKYTDQDARCAKHFVVYSLRHLYATTRLQNGTSRTALCENMGVTEPYLRKHYSHYLPRLATEDLTRMRSDIGLGGKFLKEGEDFTLMDFADPK